Sequence from the Cellulomonas fimi ATCC 484 genome:
ACCATCGACGCGAGCGTCGTCGTCTTGCCCGAGCCCGTCGGCCCCGTCACCAGCACCAGGCCACACGGCTCGAGCGCGAGCTCCCCCACGACCTCGGGCAGGCCCAGGCTGCCCAGCGACTCCGCCCCCACGGCGACACGTCGGAACACCAGGCCGAACGTGCCGCGCGCCTGGTACGCGTTGACGCGGAACCGGCCGACGCCCGACAGCGAGTACGCGAAGTCCGCCTCGTGCGTGTCGCGGAACTTCTCGACGAGGTCGTCCGGCAGCACCTCCTCGAGCATCCGCTCGGTGTCCGCGGGGCGCAGGTCCGGCACCTGCAGCTTGCGCAGCCGCCCGTCGACGCGCACGCGCGGCGCCGACCCGACCTTGCAGTGCAGGTCGGACCCGCCCGTGCTGGCGAGGGCGTGCAGGAACGGGATGACGGACTGCGTGCTGGGGCTCACGCCTCGGTTATCGGACACCCGCCGGGCGGACTTGAGGACCCGCCGGATGTGGGACGATGGAGGGCAGTCCGGCCGGCGCACGGGTTCGTCCCGTGGTGGATCAGGACCCAGCCGGCACAGACCCTTTCGAGGAGACACCCATGAGCAAGCGCGGCCGCAAGCGTCGTTCCCGTGCCGGGAGCGGCGCGAACCACGGCAAGCGTCCCAACGCCTGAGCGTTCGGCGCGACACCGCACCAGCACGAAGGCCCGGAACCCCGCGGGGTACCGGGCCTTCGACGTGCTCAGGACGGCGTCTGGTCCACGTCCATGACCGTGAGCTGCCGGTGGATCCGCACCCGCAGCGTGTCCGGTGCGACCTCCTGGCAGCCCCGGCGTACGAGGTGCTTGACCACGACGTCGACGTCGTACTCCTCGAGGCAGCCCGGGCACTCGGCCAGGTGGGTCCGCACCGTCTGCGCGTCGATGTCCGCGAGCTCGGCGTCCAGGTACTCCCACAGCCGGTCGAGCGCGTCCTGACAGTTGTTCCCGCACGTGCCGGTCACCTGCTGGACCGACTCGTCCTTCTCGCTCATCGAGCACCCTCCGCCGTGCCCGGGGTCGCCGCGACCAGGCCGCGCTCGCGCGCGTAGTCGG
This genomic interval carries:
- a CDS encoding 50S ribosomal protein bL37 gives rise to the protein MSKRGRKRRSRAGSGANHGKRPNA
- the rsrA gene encoding mycothiol system anti-sigma-R factor encodes the protein MSEKDESVQQVTGTCGNNCQDALDRLWEYLDAELADIDAQTVRTHLAECPGCLEEYDVDVVVKHLVRRGCQEVAPDTLRVRIHRQLTVMDVDQTPS